One genomic window of Campylobacter curvus includes the following:
- a CDS encoding response regulator transcription factor, whose product MKKIMLLSNDFDLNVNLGAVLYRFNFRINCFQSEQGVMDDFDNGNRYDLYVLDMKAKDINLKLVKFLRENKNLTPILLVLDEAIPTLFKKIYYAKVDDFIISPFSPDEFIFHVFKLCKVLLGSKFEFKNGLVFDKDALCVTKGKEKIYLGKKESLFLEILAKNSPHVVTYEELDHHLYKGESLSQDRLRSLIREIRQKIPTLEITTIRGIGYKIE is encoded by the coding sequence ATGAAAAAGATCATGTTGCTTTCAAATGACTTTGACCTGAATGTAAATTTAGGCGCAGTGCTTTATCGCTTCAACTTCAGGATAAACTGCTTTCAAAGCGAGCAAGGAGTCATGGACGACTTTGACAACGGCAACAGATACGACCTTTACGTCTTAGACATGAAGGCCAAAGACATAAATTTAAAACTTGTAAAATTTTTGCGTGAGAATAAAAACCTCACGCCTATTTTGCTTGTCTTAGACGAGGCCATACCGACGCTTTTTAAAAAGATATATTATGCTAAAGTCGATGATTTCATCATCAGTCCATTTTCGCCCGATGAGTTCATCTTTCACGTATTCAAGCTTTGTAAAGTGCTTTTAGGCTCGAAATTCGAGTTTAAAAATGGCCTCGTATTTGACAAAGACGCGCTTTGCGTCACAAAAGGCAAAGAAAAGATCTATCTTGGCAAAAAGGAGAGCTTGTTTTTAGAGATCCTAGCCAAGAATTCCCCTCACGTAGTCACCTACGAAGAGCTCGACCATCACCTCTACAAGGGCGAGAGCCTGTCTCAAGACAGACTAAGATCGCTCATACGCGAGATAAGACAAAAGATCCCCACACTTGAGATAACCACGATACGCGGTATAGGCTACAAAATAGAGTAA
- a CDS encoding cytochrome c3 family protein, producing MKISKKLLALIILISGIIGFLVVLPVHYALEETSTDKFCVVCHEMDPMVIAYNDDVHSGKGPTGVKAKCVDCHIPHDNIAKYVLIKAKNGVMEGWVHFFGDPNAIDWHKNLKNKEHFVFDNGCTSCHANVITSDKTSAQAQKMHAHYEKLKGTDKELKCVSCHFSAGHSVGFRNYLEYWKPTYSIYDKKMMEKKIQIKKAFFKDKYTPTKEEEEFMKGDANKTASGH from the coding sequence ATGAAAATTTCAAAGAAACTCTTAGCGCTTATCATACTAATAAGCGGCATCATAGGATTTTTAGTAGTGCTTCCCGTTCATTATGCACTTGAAGAGACCAGCACGGATAAATTCTGTGTGGTATGTCACGAGATGGACCCTATGGTCATAGCCTACAACGACGATGTCCATAGCGGCAAAGGACCTACCGGTGTGAAAGCAAAATGCGTGGATTGTCACATACCTCATGACAATATCGCAAAATATGTTCTCATCAAAGCCAAAAACGGAGTCATGGAGGGCTGGGTGCATTTCTTCGGAGATCCAAATGCTATCGACTGGCATAAAAATTTAAAAAATAAAGAGCATTTCGTATTTGACAACGGCTGCACCAGCTGCCACGCAAACGTCATAACAAGTGACAAGACCTCGGCTCAAGCTCAAAAGATGCACGCTCATTACGAGAAGCTAAAAGGCACGGATAAAGAGCTAAAATGTGTCAGCTGTCACTTTAGCGCGGGACACAGTGTAGGATTTAGAAACTATCTTGAGTACTGGAAACCTACATACAGCATCTACGACAAGAAGATGATGGAGAAAAAGATACAGATAAAGAAAGCATTCTTTAAAGATAAATACACCCCTACCAAAGAGGAGGAGGAATTTATGAAAGGGGATGCGAACAAAACCGCAAGCGGACATTAA
- a CDS encoding cytochrome c3 family protein has protein sequence MKNLNFIAVLLCFCSFYLCAADIPKNDLNVTKIVVSDELRAKHKLKPHHEHLAFDCLDCHVNQGDDPSKFKAIGDEGCLSCHKSKKLLAERLKFMDTLKANPHNSVHDGPTLYCDECHFEHKESTNMCSECHEHEIPQWMGVTP, from the coding sequence ATGAAAAATCTAAATTTCATAGCTGTCTTGTTATGTTTTTGCTCTTTTTATCTGTGTGCGGCGGATATACCAAAGAACGATCTAAACGTAACCAAGATAGTAGTATCGGATGAGCTTAGAGCCAAGCATAAGCTAAAGCCTCATCATGAGCATCTGGCGTTTGATTGTCTTGATTGTCACGTAAATCAAGGTGATGATCCGAGCAAATTCAAAGCTATAGGCGACGAAGGCTGTCTATCCTGTCATAAGAGTAAAAAGCTCTTGGCCGAGAGGCTAAAATTTATGGATACGCTAAAGGCAAATCCTCATAACTCCGTTCATGACGGCCCTACGCTATACTGCGACGAGTGCCACTTCGAGCATAAAGAGTCTACTAATATGTGCTCAGAGTGTCACGAACACGAAATTCCGCAATGGATGGGGGTGACACCATGA
- a CDS encoding flavocytochrome c codes for MANQMSRRDMLKMGMVGAGALALSGMNASASALNEKDVKFDEEWDVIIIGSGFAGLAAGLTAAKKGNKVLILEKMGRIGGNSVINGGGMSVPMNPVQAKTGIKDSKELFMADCLKAGLGINHPELLETLADRGMDAFNFLVENGVQFKMDHCAHFGGHTVARSMLTTNDSGSGYIQPMLERFEKADGCKLARRTKFDDFVLDDKGRVVGVVVREEYKFDDKLYSDDLENTSGTKKTLKAKKGVVLAAGGFCRDKIYRKLQDPRIPDSVDSTNHAGATAGALLKAFELGAYPVQVDWIQFGPWASPDEKGFGTAPILTQQGTFKYGIAVDVRTGKRFMNELADRKTRADAEFKILREKPDAFPITFADDKCFRDLSPEVVQKGMASGKLVGVCKSIDEIASKYGVPADALKESVKKYNEGVKAKKDEFGKQESALFEINEAGPFYVIRLSPKPHHTMGGLKINTKAQVLSSKTNKPIDGLYAAGEITGGTHGASRLGTVAITDCIVFGMIAGENI; via the coding sequence ATGGCAAATCAAATGTCAAGACGTGACATGCTCAAAATGGGTATGGTAGGTGCCGGCGCACTTGCTCTTAGTGGCATGAATGCTTCAGCTTCCGCCTTAAACGAGAAAGACGTAAAATTTGACGAAGAATGGGACGTGATCATCATCGGTTCGGGTTTTGCGGGTCTTGCTGCAGGTCTAACGGCTGCCAAGAAAGGCAATAAAGTTTTGATCCTTGAAAAAATGGGACGTATCGGCGGTAACTCCGTCATCAACGGCGGTGGTATGAGCGTCCCGATGAATCCCGTGCAAGCAAAAACAGGCATAAAAGATAGCAAAGAGCTATTTATGGCCGACTGCTTGAAAGCCGGCCTTGGCATAAATCACCCAGAGCTTTTGGAGACTCTAGCCGATCGCGGCATGGATGCGTTTAATTTCTTGGTAGAAAACGGCGTTCAGTTCAAGATGGATCACTGCGCGCACTTTGGCGGACATACCGTCGCTCGCTCTATGCTGACTACAAACGACTCGGGATCAGGCTATATCCAGCCTATGCTCGAGAGATTTGAAAAGGCCGATGGCTGCAAACTCGCACGCAGAACGAAATTCGACGACTTTGTTTTAGACGATAAAGGTCGCGTAGTAGGCGTAGTAGTGCGTGAGGAGTATAAATTTGACGACAAGCTTTACAGCGACGATCTTGAAAACACATCAGGAACCAAAAAAACCCTCAAAGCCAAAAAGGGCGTCGTGCTTGCAGCGGGCGGATTTTGCCGAGATAAAATTTACAGAAAGCTTCAAGATCCGAGGATCCCTGACAGCGTAGACAGCACGAACCACGCAGGTGCGACTGCAGGTGCGCTTTTAAAGGCTTTCGAGCTAGGAGCTTATCCTGTTCAAGTTGATTGGATCCAGTTTGGTCCGTGGGCGAGCCCCGATGAAAAAGGCTTTGGTACAGCTCCGATCCTCACTCAACAAGGCACATTCAAATACGGTATCGCAGTCGATGTTCGCACCGGCAAGCGCTTTATGAACGAGCTGGCTGACCGTAAAACCCGCGCCGATGCGGAATTTAAAATTTTAAGAGAAAAACCGGACGCTTTCCCTATCACATTTGCCGATGATAAATGCTTTAGAGACCTTAGCCCGGAGGTAGTTCAAAAAGGTATGGCTAGTGGCAAACTAGTAGGCGTTTGCAAAAGCATAGACGAGATCGCCAGCAAATACGGCGTCCCTGCTGACGCACTAAAAGAGAGTGTAAAAAAATATAACGAGGGCGTAAAAGCCAAAAAAGACGAATTTGGCAAACAAGAAAGCGCATTGTTCGAGATAAACGAGGCAGGACCGTTTTATGTCATCCGCCTATCTCCAAAACCGCACCACACTATGGGCGGCCTAAAGATCAACACAAAAGCGCAAGTGCTATCATCTAAGACAAATAAACCGATAGACGGCCTTTACGCTGCGGGCGAGATCACAGGCGGAACGCACGGTGCCAGCCGCCTAGGAACAGTTGCTATCACAGACTGCATCGTCTTTGGTATGATAGCAGGCGAGAATATCTAA
- a CDS encoding VIT1/CCC1 transporter family protein — protein sequence MLDRNLALKQLQNEINDYTIYTLLANSEKDDANRKILQKIAGEEKRHYNFCQKITGETRTASIINVIFYVIMVKIFGTSFALKFMESREEGAESFYSGIMHEYPEASQIYEEEMNHESQLISMLKDKKLINAGAIVLGMNDALVELTGTLSGIALAFSNTLVVGTTGFIMGVAASLSMAGSAYFESKENPSADISPLVYSLYTGVSYIITTLILILPFFIVNSMNLAILLMFVGAFVAIVAYNFYISVAKELKFTPRVVQMCAITFGVAIISFLIGFLVKRYFGLEI from the coding sequence ATGTTAGATAGAAATTTAGCTCTCAAACAGCTTCAAAACGAGATAAATGATTACACGATCTACACCCTTTTGGCAAATAGCGAAAAAGACGATGCAAACCGCAAAATTTTACAAAAGATAGCCGGCGAGGAGAAGCGCCATTATAATTTTTGCCAAAAGATCACCGGTGAAACCAGGACGGCAAGCATTATTAACGTGATCTTTTATGTGATAATGGTCAAAATTTTCGGCACGTCGTTCGCTCTTAAATTTATGGAGTCGAGGGAAGAGGGCGCGGAGAGCTTTTACTCGGGGATAATGCACGAATACCCGGAAGCCTCGCAAATTTATGAAGAGGAGATGAACCACGAGTCGCAGCTGATATCCATGCTAAAAGATAAAAAGCTGATAAACGCCGGAGCTATCGTACTTGGCATGAATGACGCGCTGGTCGAGCTAACAGGCACTCTTAGCGGTATCGCACTGGCTTTTTCAAATACCTTGGTTGTCGGAACGACTGGCTTCATAATGGGTGTAGCCGCTTCGTTGTCGATGGCGGGCTCGGCGTATTTCGAGTCTAAGGAAAACCCTTCTGCTGACATTTCACCGCTTGTTTATTCGCTTTATACGGGTGTTTCTTATATCATAACCACGCTTATTTTGATACTGCCGTTTTTTATCGTAAATTCTATGAATTTAGCCATCTTGCTGATGTTTGTGGGAGCTTTCGTCGCGATCGTGGCCTACAACTTTTACATCAGCGTCGCAAAAGAGCTTAAATTTACCCCTCGCGTCGTGCAAATGTGCGCCATAACCTTTGGCGTAGCGATTATCTCATTTTTGATCGGCTTTTTAGTGAAGAGATATTTTGGACTTGAAATTTAA
- the thrS gene encoding threonine--tRNA ligase: MMSEIIAYKLNGELIDTQSIAGREAVAQPVYFDNSPDALHVIRHSCAHLMAQAIKSLYPNAKFFVGPNVEDGFYYDFRVDEAGTKLGESDLEAIEKKMKELAEAKFEITKICSTKVAMSEKFKNDDLKQEVLKRIPEGEVSSYAQGDFEDLCRGPHVPNTKFLRFFKLTRVAGAYLGGDETREMLNRIYGTAYADKASLAEHIRIIEEAKKRDHRKLGVEMKLFGFDEEVGGGLPIWLPNGGRLRSKLEQILYKAHRDRGYEPVRGPELLKADVWKRSGHYANYKENMYFTTIDDAEYGIKPMNCVGHIKVYQTEIRSYRDLPLKFFEYGVVHRHEKSGVLHGLFRVREFAQDDSHIFCMPSQIKQNILEILSFAGKIMQNFGFEYEMEISTKPAKAIGSDEIWDIATNALKEALDENGFKYGIDEGGGAFYGPKIDIKITDALKRKWQCGTIQVDFNLPERFDLGYIDANNERQRPVMLHRALLGSFERFIGILIEHTAGELPFFIAPTQVVIVPISDAHLDYAKEIARELRKFNVDSEVASKNESLNKRIRTAEKQRVPMIIVLGDNEVANRSVALRDRQARTQSDMSLAEFLNLTKEKLSEVHF, encoded by the coding sequence ATGATGAGCGAGATAATCGCATACAAACTAAACGGCGAGCTGATCGACACCCAAAGTATCGCCGGGCGCGAGGCGGTCGCGCAGCCTGTGTATTTTGACAACTCCCCGGACGCCCTACACGTCATCCGCCACTCCTGTGCGCACCTGATGGCACAGGCTATCAAGTCGCTTTATCCAAATGCCAAATTTTTCGTCGGACCAAACGTCGAAGATGGATTTTATTATGATTTTAGAGTGGATGAAGCTGGTACGAAGCTTGGCGAGAGCGACCTTGAAGCGATAGAAAAAAAGATGAAAGAGCTAGCCGAGGCTAAATTTGAGATAACTAAAATTTGCTCGACAAAAGTCGCGATGAGCGAGAAATTTAAAAACGACGACCTAAAACAAGAGGTGCTAAAACGCATCCCCGAGGGCGAGGTCAGTAGCTACGCGCAGGGCGATTTTGAAGATCTTTGCCGCGGGCCGCACGTGCCAAATACCAAATTTTTAAGATTTTTCAAGCTTACCCGCGTGGCAGGCGCGTATCTGGGCGGCGACGAGACGCGCGAGATGCTAAATAGAATTTACGGCACGGCGTATGCGGACAAAGCCTCGCTAGCCGAGCACATCCGCATCATCGAAGAGGCCAAAAAGCGCGACCACCGCAAGCTTGGCGTAGAGATGAAGCTATTTGGCTTTGACGAGGAGGTCGGCGGGGGCTTGCCGATCTGGCTGCCAAACGGCGGACGCTTGCGCTCAAAATTAGAGCAAATTTTATATAAAGCTCACCGCGACCGCGGCTACGAGCCGGTACGCGGACCGGAGCTGCTAAAAGCCGACGTTTGGAAAAGGAGCGGACACTACGCAAACTACAAAGAAAATATGTATTTTACGACGATCGACGACGCGGAATACGGTATCAAGCCGATGAACTGCGTGGGACACATCAAAGTCTATCAGACTGAGATCCGCTCGTATCGCGACTTGCCGCTTAAATTTTTCGAATACGGCGTCGTGCATCGTCACGAAAAAAGCGGCGTGCTGCACGGGCTATTTAGGGTGCGTGAGTTCGCGCAGGATGACTCACACATCTTTTGTATGCCAAGCCAGATCAAGCAAAATATACTTGAAATTTTAAGCTTCGCGGGCAAGATAATGCAAAATTTTGGCTTCGAGTACGAGATGGAAATTTCAACCAAGCCCGCCAAAGCCATCGGTAGCGATGAAATTTGGGACATCGCGACAAACGCGCTAAAAGAAGCGCTCGACGAAAACGGCTTTAAATACGGCATCGACGAGGGTGGCGGGGCGTTTTACGGACCAAAGATCGACATCAAGATCACCGACGCTTTAAAGCGCAAATGGCAGTGCGGCACGATACAAGTTGATTTCAACCTACCGGAGCGCTTCGATCTAGGCTACATCGACGCAAATAACGAGCGCCAGCGCCCGGTCATGCTCCACCGCGCACTACTTGGTAGCTTCGAGCGATTTATCGGCATTTTGATCGAACACACGGCGGGCGAACTGCCGTTTTTCATCGCTCCGACGCAAGTCGTCATCGTGCCGATCTCTGACGCGCACCTAGACTACGCAAAAGAGATCGCGCGTGAGCTACGTAAATTTAACGTCGATAGCGAAGTGGCGAGCAAAAACGAGAGCTTGAACAAACGAATACGAACGGCTGAAAAACAACGAGTGCCGATGATCATCGTGCTGGGCGACAACGAGGTGGCAAACCGCAGCGTAGCACTGCGCGATAGACAGGCTAGAACGCAAAGCGACATGAGCTTGGCGGAATTTTTAAATTTAACGAAGGAGAAACTTAGTGAGGTACATTTTTGA
- the infC gene encoding translation initiation factor IF-3, which produces MSKENEVLLNEDIRAREVRCVGDDGTVYGVVSRDEALKIAEKQGLDLVLVAPDAKPPVCKIMDYGKFRYQQEKKQKEAKKKQKVIEIKEIKLSIKIAQNDINYKVKHAVEFLQDGKHVKFRVFLKGREMSTPEAGVAMLEKVWELVKDVADRDKEPLVEGRYVNMLVTPKKG; this is translated from the coding sequence TTGAGTAAAGAAAATGAAGTATTGCTCAATGAGGACATTAGGGCGCGCGAAGTAAGATGTGTGGGCGATGACGGCACGGTGTATGGCGTCGTCTCTCGAGACGAGGCTTTAAAGATAGCTGAAAAACAAGGGCTCGATCTGGTGCTCGTCGCACCTGATGCCAAGCCGCCCGTGTGCAAGATCATGGACTACGGCAAATTCCGCTATCAGCAGGAAAAAAAACAAAAAGAGGCGAAGAAAAAGCAAAAAGTGATTGAGATAAAAGAGATCAAACTCTCCATCAAGATCGCTCAAAACGACATCAACTACAAGGTCAAGCACGCAGTCGAATTTCTACAAGACGGCAAGCACGTGAAATTTCGCGTCTTTCTCAAAGGCCGCGAGATGAGTACGCCAGAAGCCGGCGTAGCGATGCTTGAAAAGGTCTGGGAGCTCGTAAAAGACGTCGCCGACCGCGACAAAGAGCCGCTCGTCGAAGGCCGCTATGTCAATATGCTTGTAACCCCTAAAAAAGGCTAA
- a CDS encoding GNAT family N-acetyltransferase produces the protein MQIRPANIADTHAIIALIKELAEYEKMPNEVKIDEEIFKRHIFENHYANAIVAEADGQIVGYAIYFHSFSTWLGRAGIHLEDLYVKQEFRGRGAGLAMIKRLAEICEDEGFGRLEWECLDWNEPSIKFYENLGAKRQSGWLKFRLTKDEIAQIARG, from the coding sequence ATGCAAATTCGCCCAGCTAATATCGCCGACACGCACGCTATAATCGCCCTAATAAAAGAGCTCGCCGAGTATGAAAAGATGCCGAATGAAGTCAAGATCGACGAGGAAATTTTTAAACGCCATATCTTTGAAAATCACTACGCAAACGCCATTGTAGCCGAGGCAGACGGGCAGATCGTGGGATACGCGATATATTTTCACTCCTTTTCCACGTGGCTTGGCAGGGCTGGGATACATCTGGAAGATCTTTACGTCAAGCAGGAGTTTCGCGGACGCGGCGCAGGGCTAGCGATGATAAAGCGACTAGCTGAAATTTGCGAGGACGAGGGCTTTGGACGGCTTGAATGGGAGTGCCTCGACTGGAACGAACCGAGTATTAAATTTTACGAAAATTTGGGCGCAAAAAGGCAAAGCGGCTGGCTAAAATTTCGCCTAACGAAAGATGAGATAGCGCAGATCGCGAGGGGTTAA